In the Sphingobacteriaceae bacterium genome, one interval contains:
- the menD gene encoding 2-succinyl-5-enolpyruvyl-6-hydroxy-3-cyclohexene-1-carboxylic-acid synthase → MTGGDAGIQHAHAQYVGAFIDELVRAGVQHLVYAPGSRSTPLVVMADRHPDLKLWSHIDERSAAFFALGLAKATGRPAAILCTSGSAAANFFPAVVEAYHARVPLLVLTADRPHELRDVGAPQTMKQIHLYGQQVKWFVEMAPPDADPAMIRYSRATAARAVAVAMEAPAGPVHLNFPFREPLLPAPAGEGFAGPWASTVEARSHGEPYVAVSQGQRRLPAEETEALARELATVERGLILCGPQEDPALAPAVVRLAAALGWPVLADPLSQVRCGPHHHPLILDCYDALLRDEAFAGEHAPAVVLRFGAMPTAKSILLYLQRHAQCRQVVVDDGGWREPTHLAARLVQAEAVGFAGQLAEAVSVAKAQPPADAVAYSQWTRSWLAANDAARAVIGRMLEAPSEAADSEGRVFWELARLLPPNACLFAGSSMPVRDLDSFFPASPRPLRIMANRGLNGIDGVVSTALGAGAALAGRDDSGPLVLVIGDLSFFHDMNGLLAAKLHQLSATIILINNDGGGIFSFLPQAQGAENFEALFGTPTGLDFSPAVGMYGGRFVDAATWEQFRAAVQEGMAGQGLTVVQVRTSRQDNVAQHQAVWQAVSRALAEARK, encoded by the coding sequence ATGACCGGCGGCGATGCCGGCATACAGCACGCCCACGCCCAGTACGTGGGCGCCTTCATTGATGAATTGGTGAGGGCCGGTGTGCAGCACCTGGTGTACGCTCCCGGCTCCCGCTCCACCCCATTGGTGGTCATGGCCGACCGCCATCCCGATTTAAAGCTTTGGTCCCATATCGATGAGCGATCGGCGGCCTTTTTCGCCCTGGGCCTGGCCAAGGCCACCGGGCGGCCCGCGGCCATCCTGTGCACCTCGGGATCGGCAGCGGCCAACTTCTTCCCCGCCGTGGTGGAAGCCTACCACGCCCGGGTGCCCCTGCTGGTGTTGACGGCCGACCGCCCCCACGAACTGCGGGACGTGGGCGCCCCCCAGACCATGAAGCAAATCCATTTGTACGGCCAGCAGGTGAAGTGGTTCGTGGAAATGGCGCCGCCCGACGCGGACCCTGCCATGATCCGGTACAGCCGGGCCACGGCGGCCCGGGCCGTGGCCGTCGCCATGGAGGCGCCTGCAGGACCGGTCCATTTGAACTTTCCTTTTAGGGAGCCGTTGCTGCCGGCGCCAGCGGGGGAGGGCTTTGCAGGCCCCTGGGCCAGCACTGTGGAGGCCCGCTCCCACGGGGAGCCCTATGTAGCCGTCAGCCAAGGGCAGCGGCGGTTGCCGGCTGAAGAGACGGAGGCCCTGGCCCGGGAACTGGCGACCGTGGAGCGGGGGCTCATTTTGTGCGGCCCCCAAGAGGACCCGGCCCTGGCCCCGGCGGTGGTCCGACTGGCGGCGGCCTTGGGATGGCCGGTGCTGGCCGACCCCTTGTCCCAGGTGCGGTGCGGCCCCCATCATCATCCTTTGATCTTGGACTGCTACGATGCCCTGCTGCGGGATGAAGCCTTCGCCGGCGAGCACGCGCCCGCGGTGGTGCTGCGCTTCGGTGCCATGCCCACGGCCAAATCCATCTTGCTGTATTTGCAGCGCCATGCCCAATGCCGGCAGGTGGTGGTGGACGACGGCGGCTGGCGGGAGCCGACCCATCTGGCGGCCCGGCTGGTGCAGGCCGAGGCAGTGGGTTTTGCCGGGCAACTGGCGGAGGCGGTGTCGGTGGCCAAGGCTCAGCCGCCGGCAGACGCCGTTGCCTACAGTCAATGGACCCGGTCCTGGCTGGCGGCCAACGACGCGGCCAGGGCCGTCATCGGGCGGATGCTGGAGGCCCCTTCTGAAGCGGCCGACTCCGAAGGGCGGGTCTTCTGGGAACTGGCCCGGCTGCTGCCTCCCAACGCCTGCCTCTTCGCCGGCAGCAGCATGCCCGTCCGGGACTTGGACTCCTTCTTCCCCGCCTCCCCGCGGCCCCTGCGCATCATGGCCAACCGGGGCCTCAACGGCATCGACGGCGTTGTATCCACGGCTTTGGGCGCCGGCGCCGCCCTGGCCGGCCGGGACGACAGCGGCCCCCTGGTGCTGGTCATCGGCGACCTGTCCTTCTTCCACGACATGAACGGCCTGCTGGCGGCCAAGCTCCACCAATTGTCCGCCACCATCATCCTGATCAACAACGACGGCGGCGGCATCTTCTCTTTCCTGCCCCAAGCACAAGGGGCCGAGAACTTTGAGGCTTTGTTCGGCACGCCCACCGGCCTGGATTTCAGCCCCGCCGTAGGCATGTACGGCGGCCGCTTCGTGGACGCCGCCACCTGGGAACAGTTCCGGGCAGCGGTGCAGGAGGGCATGGCGGGCCAAGGCCTCACCGTGGTGCAGGTCCGCACCTCACGGCAGGACAATGTGGCCCAGCACCAAGCCGTCTGGCAAGCCGTCAGCCGGGCCTTGGCTGAGGCCCGGAAGTGA
- a CDS encoding isochorismate synthase — protein sequence MQPAWACGAEGCAKPLASRLSITHARPDLTAGLSNLLARAAGLARAEQRPILVSRTTAAPQVDPVAFFQRGSAAGAQLHFWAVPQRGCFLVGVGEAWSFTAEGPERFSTIDTQWRQLLQDAILDPADGASGSPSGNRQPATAGASDNGAWTVTDPTRGPLLMGGFSFDPLRPATERWTGFPDGAMTVPRFQLALTPGGGRLTVNVVVTPDADIDKELEKVQQELASLLPPVAGDGNQAGSAVPALDRKNPSPANPEGLTATDIDAAGWQEAVAEAARWIRQGRLEKVVLAREVIVKADHPLDGVAALAFLIDRYPTCYVFAVARGDRCFLGASPEQLVQLQGTQVRAMGLAGTARRDPGEDRDRELGQALLNNPKEREEHAVVVRFIKAMLEPLCTELDVPGTPTLLRVRNVQHLYTPITGKIARSNTIFDLVARLHPTPAVGGAPRDEALALIRRLESFDRGWYAAPVGWVDKEGNGEFAVAIRSALLRGREASLFAGCGIMGDSDPEAEFQESRYKLRPMLRALAAGDGE from the coding sequence TTGCAGCCCGCCTGGGCCTGCGGCGCAGAAGGGTGTGCGAAACCGCTGGCCAGTCGACTGTCTATCACCCATGCCCGGCCCGATTTGACCGCCGGGCTGTCGAATCTGCTGGCGCGGGCCGCCGGCCTTGCCCGGGCGGAACAACGGCCCATCTTGGTCAGCCGGACCACCGCCGCTCCCCAAGTCGATCCCGTAGCCTTCTTCCAAAGGGGGAGTGCCGCCGGGGCCCAACTCCACTTCTGGGCCGTGCCCCAGCGGGGATGCTTCCTGGTGGGTGTGGGCGAGGCTTGGTCCTTCACGGCGGAAGGTCCTGAACGCTTCTCCACCATCGACACCCAATGGCGACAACTGCTTCAAGACGCCATTTTGGACCCGGCCGACGGCGCGTCCGGCAGCCCCTCCGGAAACCGGCAGCCGGCAACGGCCGGCGCCTCGGATAACGGCGCCTGGACGGTTACGGATCCCACCCGCGGGCCCCTGCTCATGGGCGGCTTCTCTTTTGATCCCCTGCGCCCGGCCACGGAACGCTGGACAGGCTTTCCCGACGGCGCCATGACCGTGCCCCGCTTCCAACTGGCCTTGACGCCCGGGGGCGGGCGGCTGACGGTCAACGTGGTGGTCACGCCCGATGCCGATATAGATAAGGAATTGGAAAAAGTCCAGCAGGAACTGGCTTCCTTGCTCCCGCCCGTCGCCGGTGACGGGAACCAGGCGGGGAGCGCCGTACCCGCCTTGGACCGCAAGAACCCTTCCCCAGCCAATCCGGAAGGATTGACGGCAACCGACATCGACGCCGCCGGCTGGCAGGAGGCCGTGGCCGAAGCGGCCCGGTGGATCCGCCAGGGCAGGCTGGAAAAGGTGGTCCTGGCCCGGGAGGTCATCGTCAAGGCCGACCATCCCTTGGACGGGGTGGCCGCCTTGGCCTTCCTCATCGACCGCTACCCCACCTGTTATGTCTTCGCCGTGGCCAGGGGCGACCGGTGCTTCCTGGGTGCCTCGCCGGAGCAGCTGGTGCAGCTTCAGGGCACCCAGGTGCGGGCCATGGGCCTGGCCGGCACCGCCCGGCGCGACCCCGGGGAAGACCGGGACCGGGAACTGGGCCAGGCGCTCCTCAACAACCCCAAGGAACGGGAAGAGCACGCGGTGGTGGTGCGCTTCATCAAGGCCATGCTGGAACCCCTTTGCACGGAGTTGGACGTGCCCGGCACCCCCACCCTGCTGCGGGTGCGCAATGTGCAGCACCTGTACACGCCCATCACGGGCAAGATCGCCCGGTCCAACACCATTTTCGACTTGGTGGCCCGGCTCCACCCCACCCCGGCGGTGGGCGGCGCCCCTCGGGATGAAGCCTTGGCCCTCATCCGCCGGCTGGAGTCCTTCGACCGGGGCTGGTACGCGGCGCCCGTGGGCTGGGTGGACAAGGAGGGCAACGGCGAGTTCGCCGTAGCCATTCGCTCCGCCTTGCTGCGGGGCCGGGAAGCCTCCCTCTTCGCCGGCTGCGGCATTATGGGCGATTCGGATCCCGAGGCGGAGTTCCAGGAGTCCCGCTACAAACTGCGCCCCATGCTCCGGGCCCTGGCGGCCGGTGATGGAGAATGA
- a CDS encoding CHRD domain-containing protein, translated as MAFNVRKAVTGGRLGAGRAIVGQVGAKARRVLSRGLRAAGARGRAGRQAGDANRSDGVFRADLSGFNQVPPILSPGKGTFRLQVAGDGMSAQYELSFSNLTTRAVVSHIHFGHPTDNGGIMVFLCGGGGKPDCPGRGGTVTGTITADDVVAVPGQGVAAGDLAGVLDIIRRGLAYVNVHTEQFPDGEIRGQIVPA; from the coding sequence GTGGCTTTCAACGTGCGGAAAGCCGTAACCGGCGGGCGCCTTGGCGCGGGCCGGGCCATCGTGGGCCAGGTGGGCGCCAAGGCCAGGCGGGTGCTGTCCCGGGGTTTGCGGGCCGCTGGCGCCAGGGGCCGGGCCGGCCGCCAGGCCGGCGATGCCAACAGGAGCGACGGGGTGTTCCGGGCGGATCTATCGGGCTTCAACCAGGTGCCGCCCATCCTCAGTCCCGGAAAGGGCACCTTTCGCCTGCAGGTGGCCGGCGACGGCATGTCGGCCCAGTACGAACTGAGCTTCAGCAACTTGACCACACGGGCGGTAGTATCCCACATCCATTTCGGTCATCCCACCGACAACGGCGGCATCATGGTGTTCTTGTGCGGCGGCGGGGGCAAGCCCGACTGCCCCGGCCGGGGCGGCACCGTCACCGGCACCATCACCGCCGATGACGTGGTGGCCGTGCCCGGCCAAGGCGTGGCGGCGGGCGACTTGGCCGGCGTCCTGGACATCATCCGCCGGGGCCTGGCATATGTAAACGTCCACACGGAACAGTTCCCCGACGGTGAGATCCGCGGCCAGATAGTGCCCGCATGA
- the ychF gene encoding redox-regulated ATPase YchF, whose protein sequence is MGLSIGIVGLPNVGKSTLFNAITAAGAEAANYPFCTIEPNVGVVDLPDPRLEKVAEIVKNPNIVPATVKFVDIAGLVKGASKGEGLGNRFLAHIREVDAVAHVVRCFDDDDIAHVAGSVDPVRDIETIELELILADMETVERRLERAKKVGRLGDAKAAQEAQLYQRLQEAFAQGRPARMLSYTEEEQAILRHLHLLTAKPVMYVANVAEDELAGAMADPRGHAYVGKVVEIAEAEGAPVTVVSARIEEELMALAPEEREAFLRELGVEESGLERVIRTGFRLLGLITFFTAGEREVRAWTIRQGTKAPQAAGVIHTDFERGFIRAEVISYEDLVSAGSEKAAREQGLMRLEGRDYVIQDGDLCHFRFNV, encoded by the coding sequence ATGGGACTTTCCATCGGCATCGTGGGCCTGCCCAATGTGGGCAAATCGACCTTGTTCAACGCCATCACCGCCGCCGGCGCCGAGGCGGCCAACTACCCCTTCTGCACCATTGAGCCCAACGTGGGCGTCGTTGACCTGCCCGACCCCCGCCTGGAAAAGGTGGCGGAGATCGTGAAGAACCCCAACATCGTCCCGGCCACCGTCAAGTTCGTGGACATCGCCGGGCTGGTCAAGGGCGCCAGCAAGGGGGAGGGCCTGGGCAACCGCTTTCTGGCCCACATCCGGGAAGTGGACGCGGTCGCCCACGTGGTGCGCTGCTTCGACGACGACGACATCGCCCACGTGGCCGGGTCCGTGGACCCGGTCCGGGACATTGAAACCATCGAATTGGAATTGATCCTGGCCGACATGGAAACGGTGGAGCGCCGTCTGGAGCGGGCCAAGAAGGTGGGCCGCCTGGGGGACGCCAAGGCGGCCCAGGAAGCCCAGTTGTACCAGCGGCTCCAAGAAGCCTTCGCCCAGGGCCGGCCCGCCCGGATGCTGTCCTATACCGAGGAAGAGCAGGCCATATTGCGCCACCTCCACTTGCTGACCGCCAAGCCCGTCATGTACGTGGCCAACGTGGCCGAGGACGAACTGGCCGGAGCCATGGCCGATCCCCGCGGCCACGCCTACGTGGGGAAGGTGGTGGAAATCGCCGAGGCGGAAGGGGCGCCCGTCACCGTCGTTTCGGCCCGCATCGAGGAAGAACTCATGGCTCTGGCTCCCGAGGAGCGGGAGGCCTTCCTCCGGGAGCTGGGGGTGGAGGAGTCGGGCCTGGAGCGGGTCATCCGCACCGGTTTCCGGCTCCTGGGCCTTATCACTTTCTTCACAGCAGGGGAAAGGGAAGTGCGGGCCTGGACCATCCGGCAGGGCACCAAGGCGCCCCAGGCCGCCGGGGTCATCCACACCGACTTCGAACGGGGCTTCATCCGGGCCGAAGTCATCTCCTACGAGGATCTGGTGTCCGCCGGCTCGGAAAAGGCGGCCCGGGAGCAAGGGCTCATGCGCCTGGAAGGCCGGGACTACGTCATCCAGGACGGCGACCTCTGTCATTTCAGGTTTAACGTTTAA
- a CDS encoding TPM domain-containing protein — protein MASPVASPVSLAADEFPRPTGFVNDFAGLLTEAEIQAMTEVIQRLERETGAEIAVVTMRRVEGNTPKGYAVDLFEAWGIGKAGQDNGLLILLALEERQIQVEVGYGLEPILPDGMVGRILDDHVVPHLRAGRWGQGLLAGVEAYAERIRTAAQDPGGLLPEAEPEASENTPFWAWVILALMVGVPVAGVIGVIAAVRRRRCPRCGARMTVTNKILVNPTAFNRGKGLRTYRCRRCGYTREENFIIPAGVAGGAGWVPGAGGWSGSGRSGGFGGGGGFGGFGGGRSGGGGAGRGF, from the coding sequence TTGGCATCTCCTGTCGCATCTCCTGTCAGCCTTGCCGCCGATGAATTTCCTCGACCCACAGGCTTCGTCAACGATTTCGCCGGCCTGCTTACCGAGGCGGAGATCCAGGCCATGACCGAAGTGATCCAGCGGCTGGAGCGGGAGACCGGGGCCGAGATCGCCGTGGTCACCATGCGCCGGGTGGAGGGGAACACCCCCAAGGGGTACGCCGTCGACCTGTTCGAAGCGTGGGGCATCGGCAAGGCGGGCCAGGACAACGGCCTCTTGATCCTCCTGGCCTTGGAGGAACGGCAGATTCAAGTGGAGGTGGGCTACGGGCTGGAGCCCATCCTGCCCGACGGCATGGTGGGCCGCATTTTGGACGACCATGTGGTGCCCCACCTGCGGGCAGGACGCTGGGGCCAGGGCCTCCTGGCCGGCGTGGAAGCCTATGCCGAGCGCATCCGCACTGCCGCCCAGGATCCCGGCGGCCTGCTCCCGGAAGCGGAGCCCGAAGCGTCGGAGAACACGCCCTTCTGGGCCTGGGTGATCCTCGCCCTCATGGTGGGGGTGCCCGTGGCAGGCGTGATCGGCGTTATCGCAGCCGTGCGGCGGCGGCGCTGTCCCCGCTGCGGCGCCCGCATGACGGTAACCAATAAAATCCTGGTAAATCCCACCGCCTTCAACCGGGGCAAGGGCCTGCGCACATATAGATGCCGCCGGTGCGGCTACACCCGGGAAGAAAACTTCATCATCCCAGCCGGCGTGGCGGGTGGGGCCGGATGGGTTCCCGGGGCCGGGGGCTGGAGCGGCAGCGGCCGTAGCGGCGGCTTCGGCGGCGGGGGCGGCTTCGGCGGCTTCGGTGGCGGCCGCAGCGGCGGCGGCGGCGCGGGCCGAGGGTTTTAG
- the menB gene encoding 1,4-dihydroxy-2-naphthoyl-CoA synthase, giving the protein MAIPWQKAGDYQDIIYETYEGIAKITINRPEVRNAFRPQTVIELMDAFNRVREDPAIGVAILTGAGTKAFCSGGDQKVRGDGGYVGDDGVPRLNVLDLQKQIRYLPKPVIAMVAGYAIGGGHVLHLVCDLTIAADNAVFGQTGPRVGSFDAGYGATLLARIVGHKKAREIWYLCRQYSAQEALEMGLVNTVVPLERLEEETVQWAKEILQHSPLALRFLKAAFNADTDGLAGLQQLAGDATLLYYLTDEAKEGRDAFVEKRKPDFSKFPRFP; this is encoded by the coding sequence ATGGCCATCCCGTGGCAAAAAGCGGGCGACTACCAGGACATCATCTATGAAACCTACGAAGGCATCGCCAAGATCACCATCAACCGGCCCGAGGTGCGCAACGCCTTCCGGCCCCAGACGGTCATTGAGTTGATGGATGCCTTCAACCGGGTCCGGGAAGACCCGGCCATCGGCGTCGCCATCTTGACCGGCGCGGGCACCAAGGCCTTCTGCTCCGGCGGCGACCAGAAGGTGCGGGGCGACGGTGGCTACGTGGGCGACGACGGGGTGCCCCGGCTCAACGTGCTGGACCTGCAGAAGCAGATCCGCTACCTGCCCAAGCCGGTCATCGCCATGGTGGCGGGCTACGCCATCGGCGGCGGCCACGTGCTGCACCTGGTGTGCGATTTGACCATTGCCGCCGACAACGCCGTCTTCGGCCAGACGGGGCCGCGGGTGGGCAGCTTCGACGCCGGCTACGGGGCCACCCTTCTGGCCCGGATCGTGGGCCACAAGAAGGCCCGGGAAATCTGGTACCTGTGCCGCCAGTACTCGGCCCAGGAAGCCCTGGAGATGGGCCTGGTCAACACCGTGGTGCCCCTGGAGCGGCTGGAAGAGGAAACGGTCCAGTGGGCCAAGGAGATCCTGCAGCACAGCCCCCTGGCCCTGCGGTTCCTGAAGGCGGCCTTCAACGCCGACACCGACGGCCTGGCCGGCCTGCAGCAGCTGGCGGGGGACGCCACCCTGCTGTATTACCTGACCGACGAGGCCAAGGAAGGCCGCGACGCCTTCGTGGAAAAGCGGAAGCCCGATTTCTCCAAGTTTCCCCGCTTCCCCTGA
- a CDS encoding DUF4173 domain-containing protein produces the protein MTSALRSQRVRAVLVSLALGGLGASLDLFGGPPGLNVLLAAGALVLGLRLVLGPLSRMGRLLLAAGIVPAAGLILWDALQLRALNLLALLGCLGLFLLFGVEPGREAQYDEGGESGEREESGEGDPQGDRPWTLGGASVVQGLAGLAVAAGYGLVGGPILWTATAREMNGKQTARRWLPVAGAATRGLLMAVPLLLFFMMLFTAADPAFGRLLDSLAAWDGWLAPAGHWLIRFAFWAWMAAGVLYTALRNPVPGLVTSLRVPTPTLQGLEPGVALAALNALFLTFVVLQLRYLLGGVEGLEAAGSSYAQYARRGFFEMVVAAAWVIPIVRIAQGLLPQGDQGAAHRLFRWMAWLMVALTGLMVVSAGHRLSLYVRAYGWTTARLYAGATMGGLALILLLLFFITRGRGDRGFAAGILGAAMLLLVVLNTINPDAVVVGSHARLAQKGEEPDWAYMARIGSHSADGVPQLMPVLPLLPAELRGSAARTLLEQWGDDQGEGFLHWNLSRARARRLVGEQADRLRQWERVGIGCTEARRLP, from the coding sequence GTGACCTCAGCCTTGCGGTCGCAGCGGGTCCGGGCGGTACTGGTTTCCCTGGCCTTGGGGGGCCTGGGGGCCTCCTTGGATTTATTCGGCGGACCTCCGGGCCTCAACGTCCTCCTGGCCGCCGGCGCCCTGGTGCTGGGGCTGCGGTTGGTCCTGGGCCCCCTGAGCAGGATGGGGCGCCTCCTCCTGGCCGCAGGCATCGTTCCCGCCGCGGGCTTGATCCTTTGGGATGCCCTGCAGCTGCGGGCCCTCAACCTATTGGCCCTGCTGGGCTGCCTAGGGCTGTTTCTCCTCTTCGGTGTGGAGCCCGGACGCGAGGCACAGTACGACGAAGGTGGAGAGTCCGGGGAAAGGGAAGAGTCCGGTGAGGGCGATCCGCAAGGGGACAGGCCTTGGACCTTGGGCGGGGCTTCCGTCGTCCAAGGGCTGGCGGGCCTGGCCGTGGCCGCGGGTTACGGCTTGGTGGGAGGCCCCATCCTCTGGACCGCCACCGCCAGGGAGATGAACGGCAAGCAGACCGCCCGCCGGTGGCTGCCGGTGGCCGGGGCTGCCACCCGGGGCCTGCTCATGGCCGTGCCGTTGTTGCTGTTCTTCATGATGCTGTTCACAGCCGCCGACCCGGCCTTCGGCCGCCTGCTGGACAGCCTTGCCGCCTGGGACGGGTGGCTGGCCCCGGCCGGCCATTGGCTGATCCGGTTTGCCTTCTGGGCTTGGATGGCGGCCGGTGTCCTTTACACTGCCCTGCGGAATCCCGTGCCCGGCTTGGTGACGTCCCTGCGGGTGCCCACACCGACCCTCCAGGGCTTGGAGCCGGGGGTTGCCCTGGCTGCCCTCAACGCCCTTTTCCTCACTTTCGTCGTCCTGCAACTACGCTACCTGCTGGGCGGCGTCGAAGGTTTGGAGGCGGCAGGGTCGTCCTACGCCCAGTACGCCCGGCGGGGCTTTTTCGAAATGGTGGTGGCCGCGGCCTGGGTCATCCCCATCGTGCGCATTGCTCAAGGACTCCTGCCCCAGGGCGATCAAGGGGCGGCCCACCGCCTGTTCCGCTGGATGGCCTGGCTCATGGTGGCTTTGACGGGGCTAATGGTCGTATCAGCAGGCCATCGCTTGTCCCTGTACGTTCGAGCCTACGGCTGGACCACGGCCCGGCTGTACGCCGGGGCCACCATGGGCGGGTTGGCCCTTATCCTGCTGCTTCTGTTTTTCATCACCAGGGGCAGGGGGGATCGGGGCTTTGCCGCCGGCATCTTAGGAGCCGCCATGCTGCTGCTGGTTGTGCTCAACACCATCAACCCCGACGCCGTGGTGGTGGGGAGCCACGCCCGCCTGGCCCAGAAGGGTGAAGAGCCCGATTGGGCCTACATGGCGAGGATCGGTTCCCATAGCGCCGACGGTGTACCCCAACTAATGCCCGTGCTGCCTCTATTGCCCGCTGAGCTTCGGGGCAGTGCGGCCAGGACATTGCTGGAACAATGGGGCGATGACCAAGGGGAGGGCTTTCTCCATTGGAATCTTTCCCGGGCCCGGGCCCGGCGATTGGTGGGGGAGCAGGCGGACCGGCTTCGCCAATGGGAGCGGGTGGGGATCGGCTGCACCGAGGCCCGCCGCCTCCCATGA
- the menH gene encoding 2-succinyl-6-hydroxy-2,4-cyclohexadiene-1-carboxylate synthase, translating to MDQEGAYIHVNGLRLHYVEQGRGPAILLLHGFTGSTASWSRILPALAGGCRAVAVDLIGHGRSEAPRQWERYTIAHCVTDLQALLDRLEIQQAVVLGYSMGGRVALSLAAAAPHRITALILESTSPGLATDEERAQRRRADGDLAGMIEDQGIETFVDHWEKLPLFASQQDLPSAVRAGQRAQRLANRPWGLANSLRGMGTGSMAPLHHQLPALTMPALVIAGGLDAKYSSTAQDMAAAMPRAELVIVPGAGHNVHLEQPDLFRCLVLSFLQSLRDKKLTHS from the coding sequence ATGGACCAGGAAGGCGCCTATATCCACGTCAACGGTCTGCGCCTCCACTATGTGGAACAAGGCAGGGGGCCGGCGATTTTGCTCCTCCATGGCTTCACCGGGAGCACCGCCAGCTGGTCGCGGATCCTGCCCGCCCTGGCCGGCGGCTGCCGCGCCGTTGCCGTGGACCTCATCGGCCACGGCCGTTCCGAGGCGCCCCGGCAGTGGGAGCGCTACACAATCGCCCACTGCGTGACGGATCTGCAGGCCCTCCTGGATCGGCTGGAAATCCAGCAGGCGGTGGTGCTGGGCTATTCCATGGGCGGCCGGGTCGCTCTCAGCCTGGCCGCCGCCGCGCCCCACCGGATCACAGCCCTCATCTTGGAAAGCACTTCGCCCGGCCTGGCCACCGATGAAGAGCGGGCCCAGCGCCGCCGGGCCGACGGCGATCTGGCCGGCATGATCGAAGATCAGGGCATCGAGACCTTCGTGGATCATTGGGAGAAGCTGCCCCTCTTTGCCAGCCAGCAGGATCTGCCCTCGGCGGTCCGGGCCGGCCAGCGGGCCCAGCGTCTGGCCAACCGGCCCTGGGGTCTGGCCAACAGCCTGCGGGGCATGGGCACCGGGAGCATGGCACCCCTCCATCACCAACTCCCCGCCCTGACCATGCCCGCCTTGGTCATCGCCGGCGGGCTGGACGCCAAGTACTCGTCTACCGCCCAAGACATGGCCGCCGCCATGCCCCGGGCGGAGCTGGTCATCGTGCCGGGGGCGGGCCACAATGTACACTTGGAGCAGCCTGACCTTTTCCGCTGCCTGGTGTTAAGCTTCTTGCAGAGCCTGAGGGACAAAAAACTGACCCATTCATGA
- a CDS encoding metalloregulator ArsR/SmtB family transcription factor, whose translation MINSSSLGEKMSFRCSPLLDMALSILILDNPERFGRQPWADAVLSRLPGDTWEQVRRHAEETDLFALALQLEDNAHSSTSDALTLYRQMHPEGGAALAAYWEALAPYLAGRMGLLAASVQREQARLAGMDPAAYLCTFSDRIRVVGDGEAIVLHWGQGMRVPLQDLEQIILVPSVFCPRRLMFYRVGSVQIFFYPAQRPQEDNAAQEPPESLLLGFSALADATRLKLLRLIARETLPAQEMARRLQINESTVSRHLRLLVEAGLVARERREGKFIYYRYQGGVVAGLAAGVAQYLSGGGDWPAPGTGGGLGDDGLADLGGQRGAVDPAAGVMAR comes from the coding sequence GTGATTAACTCATCATCCCTGGGCGAAAAAATGAGCTTCCGCTGCTCACCCTTGCTGGACATGGCTTTGTCCATCCTCATCCTGGACAACCCCGAGCGCTTCGGCCGGCAGCCTTGGGCCGATGCCGTGCTCAGCCGTCTTCCCGGCGACACATGGGAACAGGTGCGGCGCCACGCCGAGGAGACAGACCTGTTCGCCCTGGCCCTCCAGTTGGAAGACAATGCCCATAGTTCCACCAGCGACGCCTTAACCCTCTACCGGCAAATGCATCCCGAAGGAGGAGCCGCCCTGGCGGCCTACTGGGAGGCGCTGGCTCCCTACCTGGCGGGCCGCATGGGGCTCCTGGCCGCCAGCGTCCAGCGGGAGCAGGCCCGTCTGGCAGGCATGGATCCCGCCGCCTACCTGTGCACCTTCTCCGACCGCATCCGGGTGGTGGGGGACGGAGAGGCCATTGTGCTCCACTGGGGCCAGGGCATGCGGGTGCCCCTGCAGGACTTGGAGCAGATCATCCTGGTGCCCTCAGTTTTCTGCCCCCGCCGGCTCATGTTTTACCGGGTCGGGTCGGTGCAAATCTTCTTTTACCCTGCCCAGAGGCCCCAAGAAGACAATGCCGCCCAGGAGCCGCCGGAAAGCCTGCTCCTGGGCTTCAGCGCCCTGGCCGACGCCACCCGGCTGAAGCTGCTGCGCCTCATCGCCCGGGAGACCCTGCCCGCCCAGGAGATGGCCCGGCGCCTGCAGATCAACGAGTCCACCGTTTCCCGGCACCTGCGCCTCCTGGTGGAAGCAGGCCTGGTGGCCCGGGAGCGCCGGGAAGGGAAGTTCATCTATTACCGCTACCAGGGCGGTGTAGTGGCCGGCCTGGCAGCGGGGGTGGCCCAGTACCTGTCCGGCGGCGGCGACTGGCCGGCGCCCGGTACGGGTGGTGGCCTGGGCGACGACGGCCTGGCCGACCTGGGCGGCCAACGGGGAGCCGTCGACCCTGCTGCGGGAGTGATGGCCCGGTGA